One genomic region from uncultured Fretibacterium sp. encodes:
- a CDS encoding DUF5698 domain-containing protein: MGILGLLLIFGARILDVSCNTIRILFLVKGQRFVAACIGFVEVMIYMMVLGFILGGGKALSVWELLFYCGGFATGNYVGSWLEEKLMNTFTLVEVILEDGPSAQAAIEAVRGRGLGATVIRGMGRSGPRLIVEIFCRRHDVQAVQALFAHDGFVTVSDVKRCTGGWFPKRL; this comes from the coding sequence GTGGGAATCTTGGGGCTTTTGTTGATTTTTGGCGCCCGCATTCTGGATGTCAGCTGCAACACGATTCGCATCCTCTTCTTGGTTAAGGGGCAGCGCTTCGTCGCCGCCTGCATTGGGTTCGTGGAGGTCATGATCTACATGATGGTCCTGGGTTTCATCCTGGGAGGGGGGAAGGCGCTCTCCGTTTGGGAGCTGCTCTTCTACTGCGGCGGGTTTGCCACGGGCAACTACGTGGGTTCCTGGCTCGAGGAAAAACTGATGAACACCTTCACCCTGGTCGAGGTCATCCTCGAGGACGGGCCGTCCGCCCAGGCGGCGATAGAGGCCGTGAGGGGCCGGGGGCTGGGCGCCACGGTTATTCGGGGGATGGGGCGCAGCGGGCCCCGGCTTATCGTCGAGATATTCTGCAGGCGGCACGACGTCCAGGCGGTCCAGGCCCTTTTTGCGCACGATGGCTTCGTCACGGTATCCGACGTAAAACGCTGTACGGGGGGCTGGTTTCCCAAGAGGCTCTAA
- a CDS encoding diguanylate cyclase, whose protein sequence is MLPMPTEWSDPTVRRLSMENERGALYRRMVELERRGMRFKREEEALREIERNYQGLIESGIFLLLIVGLDGSILACNRCVERFWGVDPGGAGMASLWSLCPPGGTKVLKELLLEASRRRVRSRVPLSLPDDSRVWVEVELMPSVFREENAIQMIGVDVTEKVVRPPSGETEVWERVLDGCPGLLCCVLDGEGRLLYASRGYRAAAKRFLGHDCTVGSPYPPESNSIDRSLHDLLSSALLGGSGGMELVEVHAEGKRLWEVSASPLLFGPEKAVGAVLRMAPLAVASEGDSPSSSSGAGEAPASGLELLNAVSDMLVLVDRAGACLAANGRFYEALGLDPALFVGKPLNELPLADDPLNDDFPGRLRELLRAGEGTLELRAGTGKGELLWLELRARPVTWKGTDALLLTCVDTTLLHRTQEQLRRVAVTDRTTGLLNRGGMEQVLVKELERAARYRGSLCLLFLDIDDFRRFNEVRGYLASDRALKTLMATLKNVLRPTDFLGRWGGDEFTILTPQSESAACQLADMIRDTARNGLFDRENSISLSVGVAKFSREMDVSSFVGAAYDAMVAAKKAGGDCTVLAGAPDKG, encoded by the coding sequence ATGTTGCCCATGCCGACGGAATGGTCGGATCCGACAGTTCGTCGTCTGTCCATGGAAAACGAGAGAGGGGCCCTTTATCGGCGTATGGTCGAGCTGGAACGCAGGGGAATGCGTTTCAAGCGCGAGGAGGAGGCCCTACGCGAGATCGAGCGCAATTATCAGGGCCTGATCGAGAGTGGGATCTTCCTGCTTCTCATCGTAGGACTCGACGGAAGTATCCTGGCCTGCAACCGCTGCGTGGAGAGGTTCTGGGGCGTCGACCCGGGAGGGGCGGGGATGGCGTCGCTCTGGTCCCTGTGCCCCCCCGGTGGCACGAAAGTTTTGAAGGAGCTGCTCCTGGAGGCGTCTCGGAGGAGGGTTCGTTCCCGAGTGCCCCTTTCCCTGCCCGACGATTCCCGTGTATGGGTCGAGGTGGAGCTCATGCCCTCGGTCTTCCGGGAGGAGAATGCCATCCAGATGATCGGCGTCGATGTGACGGAAAAGGTCGTTCGGCCCCCCTCCGGAGAAACGGAGGTCTGGGAGAGGGTGCTGGACGGCTGCCCGGGGCTTTTGTGCTGCGTCCTGGACGGGGAGGGGAGGCTTCTCTATGCCTCGCGCGGTTATCGTGCGGCGGCAAAGCGGTTCCTCGGACACGACTGCACGGTGGGCTCCCCTTATCCGCCGGAGTCCAATTCTATTGATCGTTCTCTTCACGATCTTCTCTCGTCCGCTCTGCTCGGAGGTTCGGGGGGGATGGAGCTGGTCGAGGTCCATGCGGAGGGGAAACGCCTCTGGGAAGTTTCGGCCTCCCCCCTGCTTTTCGGACCGGAAAAGGCCGTGGGAGCGGTTTTGCGCATGGCTCCACTGGCGGTTGCCTCTGAGGGGGACTCCCCATCGTCCTCGTCCGGGGCCGGCGAGGCCCCAGCTTCGGGGCTGGAGTTGTTGAACGCCGTCTCCGACATGTTGGTGCTCGTCGACAGGGCGGGAGCCTGCCTGGCGGCGAACGGGCGCTTTTATGAGGCTTTGGGGCTGGACCCGGCTCTTTTCGTCGGTAAACCGCTGAACGAGCTGCCCCTGGCGGACGATCCCCTGAACGACGACTTTCCCGGCCGCCTTCGGGAGTTGCTGCGCGCCGGCGAGGGAACCCTCGAACTTCGGGCTGGGACAGGCAAGGGAGAGTTGCTCTGGCTGGAGCTTCGCGCCCGTCCCGTGACCTGGAAGGGAACGGACGCCCTGCTTTTGACCTGTGTAGATACCACCCTGCTCCATCGCACCCAGGAGCAGTTGAGGCGGGTCGCGGTGACGGACCGCACGACGGGGCTGCTGAACCGGGGGGGAATGGAGCAGGTGTTGGTGAAGGAGCTCGAGCGGGCAGCCCGTTACCGAGGGTCGCTCTGTCTTCTCTTCCTGGACATCGACGACTTCCGACGCTTTAACGAGGTTCGGGGCTACCTGGCCAGCGACCGGGCCTTGAAGACCCTGATGGCGACCCTTAAGAACGTCCTTCGTCCCACGGACTTCCTGGGACGATGGGGGGGGGACGAGTTCACGATTCTGACACCTCAATCGGAGTCCGCCGCCTGCCAGTTGGCGGACATGATTCGGGATACGGCCCGGAACGGCCTCTTCGACAGGGAAAATTCCATCTCCCTGAGCGTTGGCGTGGCGAAATTCTCCAGGGAGATGGACGTCTCCTCCTTTGTCGGGGCGGCTTACGACGCGATGGTCGCGGCCAAGAAGGCCGGAGGGGACTGCACGGTCCTGGCCGGCGCGCCGGACAAGGGATAA
- a CDS encoding formate--tetrahydrofolate ligase translates to MTVPSDIEIAQAAKMSPITEVAKKLGISGDDLELYGKYKAKVQPQVLKGLKDKPDGKLVLVTAITPTPAGEGKTTTSVGLTDGLSKIGKKVCVALREPSLGPSFGVKGGAAGGGYAQVVPMEDINLHFTGDLHAITTAHNLCAAMLDNHLQQGNELNIDPRRVVFRRVVDLNERALRKVIIGLGGRTEGVPRESGFDITVASEVMAILCLSMDLMDLKARLSRMVLAYTYDGKPVTAGDIGAAGSMAALLKDAIKPNLVQTLEGSPAFIHGGPFANIAHGCNSVQATRLGLKLADYLVTEAGFGGDLGAEKFLDIKCRMAGLKPDAVVVVATVRALKMHGGRKKTELGSEDLKALEAGIPNLQKHIENIQKFGLPVVVAINRFPLDTEAELALVEKKCAELGASFALSEVWGKGGEGGVELAKKVVEACEKPSDFKFIYKPEMSPKEKMTAIAKEIYGADGVDFTPQAEKDLELIHGLGKDDLLICMAKTQYSFSDDATKVGRPKDFRITVREVRLSAGAGFLVAVTGAIMTMPGLPKKPAALSIDVDENGKITGLF, encoded by the coding sequence ATGACGGTACCGAGCGATATCGAAATTGCCCAGGCGGCGAAGATGAGCCCCATAACGGAGGTTGCGAAGAAGCTGGGGATCTCCGGGGACGATCTTGAGCTCTACGGCAAGTACAAGGCCAAGGTGCAGCCCCAGGTGCTCAAAGGGCTCAAGGACAAGCCGGACGGTAAGTTGGTCCTCGTGACGGCGATAACCCCGACGCCGGCGGGCGAGGGGAAGACCACGACGAGCGTGGGCCTGACCGATGGATTGTCCAAGATCGGCAAAAAGGTCTGCGTCGCTCTGCGCGAGCCCTCCCTGGGGCCCAGCTTCGGGGTCAAGGGCGGCGCGGCGGGCGGCGGCTACGCCCAGGTGGTTCCGATGGAGGACATCAACCTCCACTTCACCGGGGACCTGCACGCCATCACCACGGCCCACAACCTCTGCGCCGCGATGCTGGACAACCACCTCCAGCAGGGCAACGAGCTGAACATCGATCCCCGCCGCGTCGTCTTCCGCCGCGTGGTGGACTTGAACGAGCGCGCCCTGCGCAAGGTGATCATCGGCCTGGGCGGCCGTACCGAGGGGGTGCCGCGCGAGAGCGGGTTCGACATCACGGTGGCCTCCGAGGTCATGGCGATCCTCTGCCTCTCCATGGACCTGATGGACCTGAAGGCCCGGCTCTCCAGGATGGTGTTGGCCTACACCTACGACGGCAAGCCCGTCACGGCGGGGGACATCGGCGCCGCCGGGTCCATGGCGGCCCTTCTGAAGGACGCCATCAAGCCGAACCTGGTCCAGACGCTCGAGGGCTCGCCCGCCTTCATCCATGGCGGTCCCTTCGCCAACATCGCCCATGGGTGCAACAGCGTCCAGGCGACGCGCCTGGGCTTGAAGCTGGCCGACTACCTGGTCACGGAGGCCGGATTCGGCGGGGACCTGGGGGCCGAGAAGTTCCTGGACATCAAGTGCCGCATGGCCGGCCTCAAGCCGGATGCAGTTGTCGTCGTCGCGACGGTTCGCGCCCTTAAGATGCACGGCGGCAGAAAGAAGACTGAGCTGGGCAGCGAGGACTTGAAGGCTCTTGAGGCGGGTATCCCCAACCTCCAGAAGCACATCGAGAACATCCAGAAGTTCGGGCTTCCCGTCGTCGTCGCCATCAACCGCTTCCCGCTGGACACGGAGGCCGAGCTCGCCCTGGTGGAGAAGAAGTGCGCCGAGCTGGGCGCCTCCTTCGCGCTCTCCGAGGTCTGGGGCAAGGGCGGCGAGGGCGGAGTCGAGCTGGCGAAGAAGGTCGTCGAGGCATGCGAGAAGCCCTCCGACTTCAAGTTCATCTACAAGCCCGAGATGAGCCCCAAGGAGAAGATGACGGCCATCGCCAAGGAGATCTACGGCGCCGACGGCGTGGACTTCACGCCCCAAGCCGAGAAGGACCTCGAGCTCATCCACGGGCTGGGCAAGGACGACCTGCTTATCTGCATGGCCAAGACCCAGTACTCCTTCTCCGACGACGCCACCAAGGTCGGCCGTCCGAAGGACTTCCGGATCACGGTGCGCGAGGTGCGTCTCTCCGCAGGGGCGGGGTTCCTCGTGGCGGTCACCGGTGCGATCATGACGATGCCGGGCCTGCCCAAGAAGCCCGCGGCTCTGTCGATCGATGTGGACGAGAACGGGAAGATAACCGGCCTCTTCTAA
- a CDS encoding zinc ribbon domain-containing protein produces the protein MNCKHCGAALPIGAERCEYCGAATPHAADNLEAILREKRKEGLLSMKRVSGGMLFFLYSFTFGFYGSIWHVLRNKSLSRLAPKIYLPFWAACLQLAIHLSWILIPQSSVVQAWGLSEEDVQNCFTLLSLAAFILSIWLSFKARSILQVYASRYLEKSVVVLSVAPSGLMTFLFGPLYLQGQINRMIAMELLDPDL, from the coding sequence ATGAACTGCAAACACTGCGGCGCAGCCCTGCCCATCGGGGCCGAGCGATGCGAATATTGCGGCGCCGCCACGCCACACGCGGCGGACAATCTCGAGGCGATCCTGAGGGAGAAGAGAAAGGAGGGCCTTCTCTCCATGAAGCGGGTGTCGGGGGGGATGCTCTTCTTCCTCTATTCTTTCACCTTCGGTTTTTACGGCAGCATCTGGCACGTCCTCAGGAACAAATCCCTGAGCCGCCTCGCCCCGAAGATCTACCTCCCTTTCTGGGCGGCCTGCCTGCAGCTCGCCATTCACCTGAGCTGGATTCTGATCCCCCAGAGCTCCGTCGTCCAGGCCTGGGGGCTCTCGGAGGAGGATGTCCAGAACTGTTTCACCCTTCTGAGCCTGGCGGCTTTCATCCTTTCCATCTGGCTATCCTTCAAGGCTCGCAGCATCCTCCAGGTCTACGCCTCGCGCTATCTCGAGAAGAGCGTCGTCGTCCTGAGCGTCGCCCCATCGGGCCTGATGACCTTTCTTTTCGGCCCTCTCTATCTCCAGGGCCAGATCAACAGGATGATCGCCATGGAGCTGCTGGACCCCGACCTATAA
- a CDS encoding deoxynucleoside kinase → MGQIQIIVEGMTASGKSTIVNLLSERLGFKVMPEEFRDQHDLLSRFHHDRKWAFPMQLNFLVTRFAQYLCASEEEQYILDRSIFGDKVYATLYYKQGYFRDSQFGCYLTLYDSLLRYTKAPRLLILVHCPFEEVLRRIHERGRDDEIAAGEEYWRMLYNAYAPFIDFVKMEMDIPNFLVLDLSDPNFIHTPERVNRFLEEVRSFFPDRFERAEGGEG, encoded by the coding sequence TTGGGTCAAATTCAGATTATAGTCGAAGGAATGACCGCGAGCGGAAAGTCGACGATCGTGAACCTGCTCTCGGAGCGGCTCGGATTCAAGGTGATGCCGGAGGAGTTTCGGGATCAGCACGACCTGTTGAGCCGCTTCCATCACGACCGCAAGTGGGCTTTTCCCATGCAGCTCAACTTTCTGGTCACGCGCTTCGCCCAGTACCTCTGCGCCTCGGAGGAGGAGCAGTATATTTTGGACCGCAGCATCTTTGGGGACAAGGTCTACGCGACGCTGTACTATAAACAGGGATATTTCAGGGACAGTCAGTTCGGCTGCTACCTGACCCTCTACGATTCCCTCCTTCGCTACACGAAGGCGCCGCGCCTCCTGATCCTGGTGCACTGTCCCTTCGAGGAGGTCCTGCGCCGAATCCACGAGCGCGGCCGCGACGACGAAATAGCGGCGGGCGAGGAGTACTGGCGGATGCTCTACAACGCCTATGCTCCCTTTATCGACTTCGTCAAGATGGAGATGGACATCCCCAACTTCCTGGTTCTGGATCTGTCCGATCCCAACTTCATTCATACTCCGGAACGTGTTAACCGCTTCCTGGAAGAAGTGCGGTCCTTTTTCCCGGACCGCTTCGAGAGGGCGGAGGGCGGAGAGGGCTGA
- a CDS encoding DUF3488 and transglutaminase-like domain-containing protein, protein MTSLSRTAERTLAVETALKLLVGACGFLCFLIVQDGIGWGTALIFGAVLLIWPLAEASGLPRLPGLLSFGVVVLLLAAVFSRMSRRYLAEPFLEAILLLFVLRLFERKTSREYVQIALLSLGVVVVYALLSVEKLFFPVCLGMGYCTSLILMLSAWMRREPGARLSFSDAKRLVSRALGMFVLMLPLCLLIFFVIPRSGRPMYSPRGGTDRAPLTGFSERLRLGEVGTIQQSDRLSFRAETEEIAPRSLYWRGAVLSHFSGTGWDVDLREREGGWGRPGGDVPQVRQTILMEPGGHRWLFALDRPLSLGLGEAVSLGNGTFWRRTAGAAVRYEAVSTPSPIPGTLSASAEEVFLELPFGYSPAMRSLTERLTAAISDDRGRMNAIEAHFARGGYLWSLENLERGRDALERFVLDVRRGNCEYFASAAAVMLRMANVPARLVGGYRGGDYNRAGGYYSVRERQAHVWVEAWDRGAGCWVRIDPTPAGDADDGGTSEGTGGWWEFWDFLDYQWSRMFVSYNARTQSEWASVLRELLSNPHASLRISSEGLLWWGQLGLGFVVLLAVVSFLALVRKRRRRDPCRALLERFESMMKRRGFPRRRSEGLEEFVSCLDEPLRGTAWLFVLEFEEIWYGGRPLDPERYGRLKRRLDKMDREH, encoded by the coding sequence ATGACCTCCCTGTCCCGAACGGCGGAGCGCACCCTGGCGGTTGAAACGGCACTGAAGCTGCTGGTGGGGGCGTGCGGTTTTCTGTGCTTCTTGATCGTGCAGGACGGTATCGGCTGGGGGACGGCCCTGATCTTTGGGGCCGTGCTTCTGATCTGGCCGCTGGCGGAGGCCTCGGGGCTGCCGCGCCTGCCGGGGCTCCTGTCGTTTGGCGTCGTTGTGCTTCTGCTCGCCGCCGTCTTTTCCCGGATGAGCCGGCGGTATCTCGCGGAGCCCTTCCTCGAGGCCATCCTGCTTCTCTTCGTCCTCCGCCTGTTCGAGCGCAAGACCTCCCGGGAGTACGTCCAGATCGCGCTTCTGTCCCTGGGTGTGGTAGTGGTCTACGCCCTCCTGTCCGTGGAGAAGCTCTTTTTCCCCGTCTGCCTTGGAATGGGGTACTGTACCTCCCTGATCTTGATGCTGTCCGCCTGGATGAGGCGAGAGCCCGGGGCCCGGCTGTCCTTTTCCGACGCAAAGCGGCTCGTCTCCCGAGCCCTCGGGATGTTTGTCCTTATGCTTCCCCTGTGCCTGCTGATCTTCTTCGTGATCCCCCGGTCGGGGCGTCCCATGTATAGCCCTCGGGGTGGTACGGACCGTGCGCCCCTGACGGGGTTCTCCGAGAGGCTTCGCCTGGGGGAGGTGGGGACGATCCAGCAGAGCGACCGCCTTTCCTTCCGTGCGGAGACGGAGGAGATCGCCCCGAGGTCCCTTTATTGGCGGGGTGCCGTGCTCTCGCATTTCTCGGGTACGGGCTGGGACGTCGACCTGAGGGAGCGCGAGGGGGGATGGGGACGCCCGGGCGGGGACGTTCCGCAGGTGCGTCAGACGATCCTCATGGAGCCGGGGGGACACCGCTGGCTCTTCGCGCTGGACCGTCCTCTCTCCCTCGGCCTCGGCGAGGCTGTGAGCCTGGGAAATGGGACGTTCTGGCGGCGGACGGCGGGCGCTGCCGTCCGCTACGAGGCCGTCTCCACCCCCTCCCCGATTCCTGGGACTCTTTCCGCCTCGGCCGAGGAGGTCTTTCTGGAGCTTCCTTTCGGCTATTCCCCGGCCATGCGGAGCCTGACGGAAAGACTGACGGCGGCTATCTCCGACGACAGGGGACGGATGAATGCGATCGAGGCCCATTTCGCGCGCGGAGGTTATCTTTGGTCCCTCGAGAACCTGGAGCGAGGGCGGGATGCGCTGGAGCGGTTCGTCCTCGACGTCAGGCGGGGAAACTGCGAGTATTTTGCCTCGGCGGCCGCCGTGATGCTGCGCATGGCCAACGTGCCGGCCCGGCTGGTCGGAGGCTATCGGGGAGGGGACTACAACCGGGCCGGCGGGTACTACTCCGTCCGGGAGCGTCAGGCCCACGTCTGGGTCGAGGCCTGGGATCGGGGTGCGGGATGCTGGGTTCGGATCGACCCCACCCCCGCGGGGGATGCGGATGACGGGGGAACATCGGAGGGCACGGGAGGATGGTGGGAGTTCTGGGACTTCCTCGACTACCAATGGAGCAGGATGTTCGTGAGCTACAACGCCAGGACTCAGAGCGAGTGGGCCTCGGTCCTGAGGGAGCTCCTAAGCAATCCGCACGCCTCCCTTCGGATCTCCTCGGAGGGCCTTTTATGGTGGGGGCAGCTTGGATTGGGATTTGTGGTCCTGTTGGCTGTCGTATCCTTCCTGGCCCTTGTCCGGAAAAGACGTCGCCGGGACCCGTGCCGGGCGTTGCTGGAGCGCTTCGAGAGCATGATGAAGAGGCGCGGGTTCCCGCGCCGCAGGTCCGAGGGGCTGGAGGAATTCGTCTCCTGTCTGGATGAGCCGCTCCGGGGAACGGCGTGGCTCTTCGTTCTGGAGTTCGAAGAAATCTGGTACGGCGGCAGGCCGTTGGACCCCGAGCGATACGGGCGGCTGAAACGCCGGCTCGACAAGATGGACAGGGAGCACTGA
- a CDS encoding SPFH domain-containing protein, translating into MALMQIVEWDPSLSPADIFAWRYLDPRNPDRSDALGNWTQLVVQESQEAILFRDGQALDLFGPGRHTLSTDNIPLLRHLINLPTGGETPFKAHVWFVNKLNILDVKWGTLSPLLLRDPEYQIPIPVRAYGQFGVRIRDSRKFLLKLVGTRTRLTRDELIDSFRGLLLSRIGDMVASYITLRKINIFDISAYLKDMSDEAVEEVRPVFEEYGIEPTNFFLGSVNVPEDDEAVQDLKKAMSERARMNVMGYNYQQMRSFDAMEEMAQASGSGDGGGGGNPLLGAGMGLGAGLGMGGAFGQMASQMGQFLNSSPTGAPQQPVPTPAASEGPTTPPPNPSPSAPRTCPKCGKACGEGRFCPSCGASLTPGCPHCGAKITADARFCSQCGKPIPRVCECGAALTPDAAFCSQCGRNAEGKIPQN; encoded by the coding sequence ATGGCCTTGATGCAAATTGTAGAATGGGACCCCAGCCTGAGCCCGGCGGACATCTTCGCCTGGCGTTATCTGGACCCCAGGAATCCGGACAGGAGCGACGCCCTGGGCAACTGGACCCAGCTGGTGGTCCAGGAATCCCAGGAGGCCATCCTCTTCCGGGACGGACAGGCGCTCGACCTCTTCGGGCCCGGGCGCCACACCCTCTCCACGGACAACATCCCATTGCTGAGACACCTGATCAACCTGCCCACCGGCGGCGAGACCCCCTTCAAGGCCCACGTCTGGTTCGTCAACAAGCTCAACATCCTGGACGTCAAATGGGGCACGCTCTCCCCCCTGCTCCTGCGCGATCCCGAATATCAGATCCCCATCCCCGTTCGGGCCTACGGACAATTCGGCGTCCGCATCCGCGACAGCCGCAAGTTCCTGCTCAAACTGGTCGGGACCCGCACGCGGCTGACCCGGGACGAGCTCATCGACTCCTTCCGGGGGCTGCTGCTCAGCCGCATCGGCGACATGGTCGCGAGCTACATCACGCTGAGGAAGATCAACATCTTCGACATCAGCGCCTACCTCAAGGACATGTCGGACGAGGCCGTGGAGGAGGTGCGCCCCGTATTCGAGGAGTACGGCATCGAGCCCACAAACTTCTTCCTCGGGTCCGTCAACGTGCCCGAGGACGACGAGGCCGTCCAGGATCTGAAAAAGGCGATGAGCGAGCGGGCGCGCATGAACGTCATGGGCTACAACTACCAGCAGATGCGCTCCTTCGACGCGATGGAGGAGATGGCCCAAGCCTCGGGCTCCGGCGACGGAGGCGGAGGGGGAAATCCCCTGCTCGGGGCCGGCATGGGGCTCGGCGCGGGCCTGGGCATGGGGGGAGCCTTCGGGCAGATGGCCTCCCAGATGGGGCAATTCCTCAACTCGTCCCCAACCGGCGCACCACAGCAGCCCGTCCCCACACCCGCAGCGTCCGAAGGGCCAACAACGCCGCCCCCGAACCCCTCCCCGAGCGCACCGCGTACCTGCCCCAAGTGCGGCAAGGCCTGCGGCGAGGGGCGCTTCTGTCCCTCATGCGGCGCATCCCTGACCCCCGGCTGCCCTCATTGCGGTGCGAAAATAACCGCCGATGCTCGTTTTTGCTCCCAATGCGGCAAGCCGATCCCAAGGGTGTGCGAGTGCGGCGCGGCGCTTACCCCTGATGCGGCCTTCTGTTCCCAGTGCGGCAGGAACGCGGAGGGCAAAATCCCTCAAAACTGA